A part of Pieris napi chromosome 9, ilPieNapi1.2, whole genome shotgun sequence genomic DNA contains:
- the LOC125052533 gene encoding lysosome-associated membrane glycoprotein 5 yields MFGRSLKRFLTMDFTMCFLKKFMCFLMVVCSVHSLQLDNQASTRRPRITKYSKTTIAPGSTEPPTERSLLTATYRLQGSGGETCILLVVDALLDISYMTKLNERADANTFVPNNAVASGSCKDSDLETLVLSFKEFALEWTFAKTPGGERWYVDSIRLTYNSSARILEHAAKQGRRVTLSTGPRALLFPTPVGKSFDCPDESIVELLEEDAGSPNTAHRAKLYLRQMRLQPFMFRRDGVFGPPWKCSDANRTRSETAPVAVGSALAIATAGTLIGYAIWRYLKVKKVQYDTME; encoded by the exons TGATGGTGGTCTGTTCGGTACACAGCCTGCAGTTAGATAACCAAGCATCGACGCGACGACCCAGGATTACGAAATACAGCAAAACTACTATAGCCCCTGGATCAACG GAACCACCAACAGAACGGAGCCTTCTGACAGCAACCTACCGTCTTCAAGGGAGTGGGGGGGAGACATGCATTTTACTGGTTGTGGACGCTTTACTTGACATCTCTTACATGACCAAACTTAATGAGCGCGct GACGCCAACACTTTTGTGCCTAATAACGCTGTTGCTAGTGGATCCTGCAAGGATAGTGATTTGGAAACATTGGTTCTTTCGTTCAAGGAGTTCGCATTGGAATGGACGTTTGCTAAG accCCAGGTGGCGAACGCTGGTACGTGGACAGCATCAGACTAACCTACAACTCCAGCGCACGAATCCTCGAACACGCGGCCAAACAGGGTCGTAGAGTCACATTGTCTACTGGCCCTCGTGCGTTGCTTTTCCCCACACCTGTTGGCAAATCCTTTGACTGCCCTGATGAATCTATTGTGGAGTTGTTGGAGGAGGATGCTGG AAGCCCCAACACAGCGCATCGTGCTAAACTCTACCTTCGTCAAATGCGTCTCCAGCCATTTATGTTCCGTCGTGACGGTGTGTTTGGTCCTCCCTGGAAGTGTTCTGACGCCAACCGAACCAGATCCGAAACGGCACCAGTCGCGGTCGGCTCCGCACTGGCTATAGCGACCGCTGGTACTCTCATAGGCTATGCGATCTGGCGGTATTTGAAAGTTAAAAAAGTACAATACGACACTATGGAATGA